DNA from Pirellulales bacterium:
CATATTTCGACGCGGATCAATTGCATTTTTATTTGAGTCTGGCCGCTATGCTCCGCCAGGCGGGTTTAGGCGTCGAGCTGTACCCAGAGCCTAAGAAGCTTGGCCAGCAGCTGAAATACGCCGACCGGCGCGGATTCCGGGCAGCAGTGATCGTCGGGGCGCAGGAACGCGCCGAGAATATCTGCCAGATCAAGCTGCTGGCCACGGGAGACTCAACCAAGGCTTCACTCGCCAACAGCGGAACCGAACTCGTAGCCGAGTTGCGGCGATTGCTCAATGGAGACAAGTAAGATCAATTATCCACGGTTTGAACTGACGATCGTGGATTACTGACAATAGCAAACGGTCAAGCAGTGGCCTCCGACGGATGCTTGCCATGAAACGAGACAACCACTACGAAGCGGCATTTGAAGAATTCTTGCGATCGCGCCACGTGCCTTATGTGGCCGTCGACGAGGCGCGCCGCACTTTGACCGCTGATTCCTCGCTCAAGAGTCTCGATTTCATCGTCTCGTCCTCTCAGGGAAAATCGTGGCTGGTGGACGTAAAAGGGCGACGTTTTCCCTCGGGCGAGCAAAAGCAATACTGGAAAAACTGGTCCACGCGCGACGATCTGGTTAGCCTGTCGCGCTGGGAAAAGCTGTTTGGCGAGCGGTTTGCCGGGCTATTTGTCTTCGCTTACAATATTCATGGTGATCGTTCGCCGCTGCCGAGCGAAAAGCTGTTTGAATTCGACGGCGCGGTTTATGGCTTCGTGGCAATTCGCCTGGAGTACTATGCCGTACACGCCCGGCAGATTTCGCCGCGATGGGACACCGTGGCGATGCCAGTCGAGCAGTTTCGCCGCTGGGCCCAGCCGTTGGACGCGCTGCTGTAAATCGCACCCGTTTGTGCGTACCAACCTTTGAAGCAGAAGTATAGAGAATGGCTGCCGTGACAATGATCCTACGACATGCTGCGATCCTACGACATGCTGCACGCAGTGCACTGCGACCCGTCGTGCTCTGCATGTGCATTACAGTGGGCATTGCCCCGCAAATAGCTCACGCCCAGAAGGAAGGGGGAGCAGGCATCATGGCAGCGCAGGATGCGACGGAGCCAAACTACGTGCTCTCCTACTTTGTGATGGCCATCTTTGGGGGAATTGGTATGTATGTACTTACGAAGCCTAGCCGCCGCACGAATATGGACGAGAAGGAAGAAGGCCCCACCTAAACGCCTCGCTCGCAGTAGCGTGCGACACGCGTCAGCTTCCTTGATCTCAACTCTCACGCGGTGATCAATAGCTTGCGCAACTCGTGCGAGTAGTCCTCATACGGCGTGACGTCGGGCGAGCCTGCGGCAAACTCACAGACGGCTTCCTGGGGTTCGATCGTCAGGGCCAGCAAGGTCGACGAGACCGTGCCCCGTGCGGCCCTTCGCAGCACGATCGAGCGTCCAATTGCATCGGGCCCCTGGCTGCAAACTCGACGCGCAGCAGTGAGAAACGACGGCACGTCGTATGGGGGCGTTGCCGCAAACATTTCCCGCGCCAAAAGCTGTCGTGGGTCGAGCGGACTATTGGCCGGTCCATTCGTGATCAGGTGCAACCCCGGCACCAGCCACGAGATCGACAACTCGTCGCCTGCTTCGACCAGAATGCCGTCACGCGCATCGGCCACGACAAAGTTCGCGCCGGCGTACGCTCCCGTCGTCAGTTCTCGCCGGATAAACTCGCGCGCAATTGCCACGCTGGGCTGTTCCAGCAACTCGCGACAGAGCAGCCCGCGCGAGCGCGGTTGATCGGGCAGGGCAATCTTTGGCCGATTGGTGACGGCCGCCATCATGCCCCGTTCGTTCACGCCCAGCCATGTACCGCCGGCACGTACGTCGACTCCGGCCAGAAACCGCGTGCGGTCACCCTGGACGTGCGGCGGTAGGAACGGGCGATCGAAGAACTCTTCGCGATTGGCCGCCACCAGTAATGGGGCGCGGTCGACAACACGGTGGAAAATTGCGAGTAAGCACATGCCTGAACATTGTATCCACCATGCAGTTAGTTTTCCGCTGCTGCTGTGCTGCGATTGCGGCCCCGGCCGCCTCGCCCCCGGGTGCTTTCGGCGCCAGGGACCCGAGGGCTGATACCTACAGTCGAGAGGTGCCGGGCCGGTCAGTTGCTTCGCGCGGATCTCTCGATGGGCTACCGGAAGGCTATAATTCCAAATGTTCGATTGATGGTCACCGTGATCTGCCGCCGACAGCGCGGCCAGGAAGATTCCTATGCGCTGGTCGTTATATCTAATTGCCGTACAAGTCGTGCTGGCCGCGCCCGCGATGCTGGCCGCGCAATCCGCTAAGCCGGCGCGAATCGAAATCGATCTGGCCACCGAAGAAGGGGGCGCGCCGACGGTTGCGCAACAGTGGTATCAGTTGCTCACCGACCTGAAGGTCAGCAACCTGCGGATCCGCGGAGCCGGTTCGGGCGAAACACCCAAGATCGAGTCCGTCGGATCGGCCGAGGCGCCGGTTTACAAGGTGCAGGGCCTCCTCACTCGCAACGGCGAACTGCTGCTACCGGGCGGCCGCTTTCGCGCCGCCGACAAGGCGCGTGTCGCGGAATGGCTTTCGAAATTGCGACGGGAGGGACCCGATCGCGCCCGCGGTGGACGTCCCTTGCCCTTTGGTCTGACAAAGGAGCAGCTTGCCCAGGTTCATCAGGACCTGGCGCGGCCAGTTTTGATTTCAACCAAGGGAATCAGACCCAGCGACTTTGTCCATCGAACCGCTGACACGCTACATCATCCGCTGTCGGGCGAGGCAGCCGCGGCTGCATTACTTGAAGCCGCCCCCCCGTTGGACGTCGAATTGCGCGGCTTAGCGGCCGGCACGGCGTTGGCTTACACGCTCGAATCACTCGGACTATCGCTGGTTCCACAACTCGATGCGCGCCGGCAACCGTCCTACGCCATCAGCCCGCGGCGTCAGAAACAAGAGCGCTGGCCCGTAGGCTGGCCGGCGCGCGAGCCGCGCCGCGATCTCATGCCGTCGCTGTTCGATTCGGTAGATGTCGAATTGACAGACGTCGAACTTCCGCGGGTTTTGACGGCCGTGGCCGAGCATGTGGCGGCGCCGTTGCTGATCGACGACGCGGCGCTGACCGCCGAAAAGATCGACCTGTCGAAGATCAAGGTCTCGCAGCCCGCGAAGCGGTCGATGTACGACATCGTGCTTCGCCGCGTGCTGGTGCCGCAACGGGTCACGCACGAGGTGCTCGTCGACGAAGCAAATAAGCCGTTTTTGTGGATAACCACAGCGCGAAAGGCCGCCGAGGCCCAAGCCAAGAACAAGGAACCCGCGCGATGATTCTGCCCTCGGCTGCTGTCGTCGCCACGCTCGAGGATCTGGGGCTTACGCATATCGTGTGGCTGCCGGACTCGGCGTTAGGGCCCTGGGAAAGTGCTCTGCTCACGTCAAAGCAGCTTTCTTTGGTGCGTGTCTGCCGCGAGGGGGAAGCCTGGACGATCGCGGCGGGCCTTTTTCTAGGGGGACAGCGCCCGCTGGTCGTGATTCAGAATACGGGTCTGTTCGAGTCGGGTGACGCGCTGCGGAACGTGCTGTTCGATCTGGGCCTGCCACTTTTTGCCTTGATCGGCTACCGCAACTACCTCGTGGCCAACTCGCTTGACACGGCGCGCCGCTTTACCGAGCCGGTACTGCGCGCGTGGGGCCTGGAATACGTCTTGATTGATTCGCCCGACGCGCTACCCCGACTGGCCGAACACTACCGCGCCTGCCAGGCGGCGGGCCGCCCGGGCGTGGCGCTGGTGGCTGAGGGTAAGGGATAGCGTGGTAAGCCGAACGAAGTTTTTTCACCACAGAGGCTCGGAGTCACGGAGAAGCGCGGATTGGAATACAACGACTTATGATCATGAATCTCACGAATAAATACGAGTCACGTCTCTTCTTATTTGTGAAATTCGGATCCGTCTTGATTCCAGTTCTTATCTGTTGTGCTGTGACTCGCTAGGAACAAGGATCATCGAAATGAACGATGCCTCGAAAGCTGATCCTGCCACAACACACGGCATGCCGCTGGTGCCGGCGCTGGAGGTGGTGCGCGACTTGCGCCGCGACGAGATCGTGGTGACCACGATGGGCGCCGCCCGCGAATGGCCGCGGCTTGCGCAGCATCCACTCGACTTCCATTACATTCCCTCGGCGATGGGACACGCGCCGATGCTGGCATTGGGCTTAGCACTGGCTCAGCCGCAGCGCACGGTAGTCGCCTTTAATGGCGATGGCTGCATGCTGATGAGCGTTGGCTGTTTGGTGACGATTGTCGCGAGCGGCGCGCAGAATCTGACGCTTATCTTGCTGGAGAATGGCGTGTACGAAGTCACCGGCGGCCAGCAAACCGCCGCGGCCCAATCGCACGTCGACTTCGCCGTCGCGGCACGGGCGGCCGGCTTCGCCAGCGTCGCGAGCTTCGTCGATTTGGAGTCCTGGCGCGCGGGCGCCAGCCAGGCCTTGGCGATGCCCGGCCCGCGATTCATTCTGCTCAAGGTGGCGCGGGTGGTTGACCACGAGCTATCAAGCCCCGGTCCGATCAAAGAGCGCATCGAACGGTTTCGCTCCGCACTGGGCGTAACGTGATTGGTTCCTGGTTGCGACGAACGTTTGCCAGCGAGGGCACAGAGAGCTTAAAGAAGCATGCGGCGGGAAGTGAGCTGAAGGCCCGGATCGCTTGCTAGCGGGTGAGCATCAGCCCGTTCATCGTTCGGCATTCATCGTCCATCATTTCCCCGCCGTCATCCGTTCCCAGAGCAGTCGGTAGTACTTCATCACGCGCACCGGATCGGCCGTTTGATCTCCTTCTTCGACGAGTGTCCAACCTGAGAAGCCGGCTCCGCGCAACAGGTCGAAGAGCTGTTGCCAGGGATAGGTCGATATCAAATCGTGAATGTGGATCGTTCCCAGCCGGTCTTTGACAAGATCGAAATTTGCCACCAATCCCTCGCCGGCAAGATCCGTTTGATTGCAGTTCCAACAGACGACTGCGCCGGGGTGACGTGCGGCGTCCATGATTGTCTTGATTCGTGGTAGCTGGTCGGTATCGCGACCGTGTACCTCTAGCCGAATGACCTGGCCATACCCTTCGCCAAACGCGGCCAGTTCTCCCAGTGAGCGGCCGATTTGCTCGAGCGTTTGGGCGACCGGCACTTCTTTCGGCAGACCGTTGGGGCGAACCTTGATGCCTGTGCCGCCACAATCATGGCTCAGCTTGATGAAGGACTTGGCCTCTTCGATGTTTTTCTTAAGCAGGGCCGGATCCTGCGAATGAAAATCGCAAGTCGTGCCCAGCCCGACCAGTTCGACGCCGCTATCGGTGAATCGTTTGGCCACATCGCGCCGCTGCTCGGCCGATAGTGCCGGTTCGACGCCATGCTTGTGCGTGGTACGCAGTTCTAGACCGCGGAAGCCCGTCAATTGACAGTTTTTAATGAGGGTTGGCAGATCCCATTCGGCGCCCCACATGTACGTGACGAGACCAAGTTGCATGATGAAATCTCCTGCGGCACCTTCATGGCAAATGCACGGTTCATTATTGGCACCCGCATCTTAACACACAAATACGCAGTCGGGCGCGCATCTTCAGAATGCTAAGGCGGCGAGGAGGCCGCCAAGATCTTTTTTGAAATATCAAACAGCCGCAAGAGGGCAAGCAAATATCCCGTCGCCTCGTCGATCGATGTGGTTGGCGTTATGAACATTTGCCGATTGCAAATCGACAGCGGGGCCATCGTCGTCGCAGACATCATTCGACCGACGATTCGTCCAGGAACTGTGGCGGCCGGCCTGCATTAAGCGGAAAAGAGCTTCGATACTTTCCGTCCGCCCATATCAGCGCCACACGAGTCAACTTGCGGACTCGTTGCCATTCGGCCTGCGACACTCCTTGTTTTCGTTTCTTGATTTTATCGACAGAGTCGCTGAAGAAGTCGGCGATGAGGGGCGCGCCATTGTTGTGGCGTTTCAAGTTTCGATCTCCTTGCACGATGTCGGCCGGAGGCTGCGCACTTCTCGGATAGGTCCAGGACGCGATCAATTGGTCTCCGACGTCGAGCGCGTATTGGCTCACGAGTTCGTCCGGAAACTGCACAAGAATTACTGCATCCAGTTCGTCACTATATGCACTGACGACCAGTGGCTTTACCGACGCGACGATGGCGGCCCGACTGTCACCTAACTTAAGATGTTCGTCGAGGTATGCGAGTTGATCGGCCGTCCACTCAAATTCGGGAAATAGAGCGCGCAACTTTGACTTATCGAGCGAGAATCCGCCCGAGTCCGAGG
Protein-coding regions in this window:
- a CDS encoding NRDE family protein, producing the protein MCLLAIFHRVVDRAPLLVAANREEFFDRPFLPPHVQGDRTRFLAGVDVRAGGTWLGVNERGMMAAVTNRPKIALPDQPRSRGLLCRELLEQPSVAIAREFIRRELTTGAYAGANFVVADARDGILVEAGDELSISWLVPGLHLITNGPANSPLDPRQLLAREMFAATPPYDVPSFLTAARRVCSQGPDAIGRSIVLRRAARGTVSSTLLALTIEPQEAVCEFAAGSPDVTPYEDYSHELRKLLITA
- a CDS encoding thiamine pyrophosphate-dependent enzyme, giving the protein MNDASKADPATTHGMPLVPALEVVRDLRRDEIVVTTMGAAREWPRLAQHPLDFHYIPSAMGHAPMLALGLALAQPQRTVVAFNGDGCMLMSVGCLVTIVASGAQNLTLILLENGVYEVTGGQQTAAAQSHVDFAVAARAAGFASVASFVDLESWRAGASQALAMPGPRFILLKVARVVDHELSSPGPIKERIERFRSALGVT
- a CDS encoding His/Gly/Thr/Pro-type tRNA ligase C-terminal domain-containing protein gives rise to the protein QELPGVGASLGLDRLLAGMEELKMIDQVSTPAEIFMPYFDADQLHFYLSLAAMLRQAGLGVELYPEPKKLGQQLKYADRRGFRAAVIVGAQERAENICQIKLLATGDSTKASLANSGTELVAELRRLLNGDK
- a CDS encoding thiamine pyrophosphate-binding protein — encoded protein: MILPSAAVVATLEDLGLTHIVWLPDSALGPWESALLTSKQLSLVRVCREGEAWTIAAGLFLGGQRPLVVIQNTGLFESGDALRNVLFDLGLPLFALIGYRNYLVANSLDTARRFTEPVLRAWGLEYVLIDSPDALPRLAEHYRACQAAGRPGVALVAEGKG
- a CDS encoding TIM barrel protein; its protein translation is MQLGLVTYMWGAEWDLPTLIKNCQLTGFRGLELRTTHKHGVEPALSAEQRRDVAKRFTDSGVELVGLGTTCDFHSQDPALLKKNIEEAKSFIKLSHDCGGTGIKVRPNGLPKEVPVAQTLEQIGRSLGELAAFGEGYGQVIRLEVHGRDTDQLPRIKTIMDAARHPGAVVCWNCNQTDLAGEGLVANFDLVKDRLGTIHIHDLISTYPWQQLFDLLRGAGFSGWTLVEEGDQTADPVRVMKYYRLLWERMTAGK
- a CDS encoding HYExAFE family protein — encoded protein: MKRDNHYEAAFEEFLRSRHVPYVAVDEARRTLTADSSLKSLDFIVSSSQGKSWLVDVKGRRFPSGEQKQYWKNWSTRDDLVSLSRWEKLFGERFAGLFVFAYNIHGDRSPLPSEKLFEFDGAVYGFVAIRLEYYAVHARQISPRWDTVAMPVEQFRRWAQPLDALL